The Sulfurimonas hydrogeniphila genome includes a window with the following:
- the pgeF gene encoding peptidoglycan editing factor PgeF — protein sequence MKFYQSKLLNNYSKLTHAFTCKESGNLAFHVQDNPKNVLQNHKTLAKKLHYDYKALVHMKQIHSNIVKTVDKNDNFFNPPTCDAVITNKKNTPLLVMAADCSPILFYDPKQNVIAAAHAGRAGAFENIVQNVLNSFVRSFASDMKDLLVTVGPAICQKCYKINEQIYKEAKEKEVSYAVDKKGKKFYLDIRAILQKQFCAAGVLAKNIEISDICNCCHSDRFYSYRKNNPTGRFAGIIML from the coding sequence ATGAAATTTTATCAAAGTAAATTATTAAACAACTACTCAAAACTCACACATGCCTTTACATGTAAGGAAAGCGGGAATTTAGCCTTTCATGTTCAGGATAATCCAAAAAATGTACTGCAAAATCATAAAACTTTGGCAAAAAAGCTCCATTATGACTATAAAGCACTTGTACACATGAAACAGATTCACTCAAATATTGTAAAAACAGTTGATAAAAACGACAACTTTTTCAATCCTCCTACCTGTGACGCAGTGATTACAAATAAAAAAAACACCCCTCTGCTGGTAATGGCAGCCGACTGTTCTCCGATCCTTTTTTATGATCCCAAACAAAATGTCATTGCTGCAGCACATGCCGGCAGAGCAGGAGCCTTTGAAAATATTGTTCAAAATGTTCTTAACAGTTTTGTCAGGAGTTTCGCATCTGATATGAAGGATCTTCTAGTCACCGTCGGACCTGCAATATGTCAGAAATGTTATAAAATAAATGAACAGATTTACAAAGAGGCAAAAGAGAAAGAAGTCAGTTATGCTGTTGATAAAAAAGGAAAGAAATTCTACCTGGATATCAGAGCAATACTCCAGAAACAGTTCTGTGCAGCAGGTGTTTTAGCCAAGAATATTGAGATATCAGATATTTGCAACTGTTGTCATTCTGACAGATTTTATTCTTACAGAAAAAACAACCCTACCGGAAGATTTGCAGGGATTATTATGCTTTAA
- a CDS encoding RrF2 family transcriptional regulator, with protein MVGVSTKSLYGVAAMHALYNSPRNKLMQIKEIAAMTQISHGYLEQILSSLKKHGFVVSIRGVNGGYKLATDASNIIVLDIVEALEGELFVVGQNVGASVVLDSFWKDIQEKVRAVFHVKLSELDKAYATYFYEI; from the coding sequence ATGGTAGGCGTGTCTACAAAAAGCCTGTATGGCGTTGCAGCAATGCATGCGTTGTACAATTCTCCCAGAAACAAGCTGATGCAGATAAAAGAGATAGCTGCGATGACGCAAATTTCGCACGGTTACCTTGAACAAATTCTTTCAAGCTTGAAAAAGCACGGCTTTGTTGTAAGTATAAGAGGTGTAAACGGAGGGTATAAACTGGCCACAGATGCTTCTAATATTATCGTTCTAGATATTGTAGAAGCCTTGGAAGGAGAACTTTTTGTAGTAGGGCAAAATGTTGGAGCAAGTGTAGTGCTGGACTCTTTTTGGAAAGATATTCAGGAGAAAGTCCGTGCTGTTTTTCATGTAAAACTCTCTGAACTTGACAAGGCATATGCAACATATTTTTATGAAATTTAA
- a CDS encoding DUF4395 domain-containing protein: MSQKSCPISFIKVDANIVRINASYILLLFSLYLSTSYRGIVLFLIADFMIRLFINKNYSPLYFLSARTKELLHVKSKFEDAAAKRLATYFGLIFLVFIVLFDLLHAQMLFYIMSGVFLVCLFLEVAFNYCLGCKMYYLYKRFM, encoded by the coding sequence ATGAGTCAAAAGTCCTGTCCTATATCATTTATCAAAGTTGATGCAAATATTGTCAGAATTAATGCATCTTATATTTTACTGCTTTTCAGTCTTTATCTTAGTACATCATACAGGGGTATTGTGCTTTTTTTAATTGCAGATTTTATGATAAGACTTTTTATTAACAAAAACTACAGCCCTTTGTACTTCCTGTCTGCAAGAACTAAAGAGCTGTTACATGTAAAGAGTAAATTTGAAGATGCTGCAGCTAAAAGACTGGCTACATATTTTGGGTTGATATTTTTAGTATTTATAGTATTATTTGATCTATTGCATGCACAAATGCTGTTTTATATTATGAGTGGTGTTTTTCTTGTATGTCTGTTTTTGGAAGTTGCTTTTAACTACTGTCTGGGATGCAAAATGTATTATTTATATAAAAGATTTATGTAA